TGGTCCTGCAGAGAATGGATCAACTGCCCAATATTCGCCCCGCCCGGAGCCGCCTGCCGGGCCTGATCGTCGTCCTCATGCTGGTACTGATGATCCCGCTGCGGGTGGTACAGGTCGGGAACCCCGACTGGCGCGTGCTCGATACGCTCTACATGCTCGTGACGGTCTGCGTCCTGCTGCTGATGACGGGGGTATTTTTCGGCTGGCGCTGGGCACGCATTCTGGCCTTTCCCATTCTGTTTCTCCTGGTAGGGCTGCCCTGGCCCGTAAAGCTGGAAAACGCCGTCACCCTCCACTCTCTGCTAAGTGTAGGGCAAACAGCCCAGACCCTCCTCGGTTGGGCAGGCTATCAGGTGCAGGCAAACGGCTACGAGATTCAGACCGCTTACGGGGTCTCCCACCTGGCAGAAGCCTGTAGCGGCATCCGGTCGTTTCACCTCGCACTGGTGGGCGGACTGTTTCTGGGGGCACTGTTCAGGCTCTCCCTGAAGCGACGTGCCATCCTGCTGATCCTGTGTATACTCACGGCCTACCTCGTGAATGTCGCACGCGTCGTCGCACTGGTCGCCGTCATGGTGCGGTACCAGTCACAAGGGGCGATGGACGACTGGCACGACGTCATCGGCTGGAGCACACAATTGGGCTTCATCGTGCTGATGTTCATTGAGGCCAAGTTGCTGAGCATCTTTATCTGGGAACCACGACGCACCCGGGTCGACGGCGAGTCCGGCGTCATCCGCAAGGCTCTACGCGAAGCCCCACGCGGCCATGTCTTTCTCCTGCTGATTATTATCTTACTGACCGTCGGGACTCATGTCCTGGCGGAGGGCTGGTACCGCTGGCACGAGCAACGTGCACCGGCGATGACCTACACCACGGGCTGGAAGCTCGTCGATGAGCTTCCCGACCCCAACGTACGCGAGCAGGAAATACCGCTACTCGTGCGCGAGCAGCTCCCGTACGAAGAAGCGCGCATGTACACCTGGCTCGACCCGAACGGCGCGCTCTGGCAGCTCATGTGGCTGCGTTTCGATGGGAGCACGTACTCGGCCTTCGCGCACAACATCCACCAGCCGGAAACCTGCCTGCCCTCCCAGAACTTTGCGCTTAAGGAAATCTGCCCGCCGCTGGAGCTGAATATCGACGGGCAGACCTTTACCTGGCAGCATCAGGTCTACGAGCGCGAGGGCATCGTCCTGCAGTTGTTCTTTAACAAGACGGCGACCGGTCCGCTACTGGTGGACGGGAGTGAACGCGACTGGAGCGCCATGGGGCGACTCCATCAGGCCGCTCAGGGGCTGCGTATCATTGATGCCCAGGTCATGCACTTGTCGGTCTTCGCACCCTACCCTCCCGAGACCGCCAAGGTGCTGGCTCAGGGGTATCTGAGCCGGTTTATCCAAGATGCCGTCCTGCCTGCCGAGGCAAGAGAGTCCGCCCGCCCCTGAGCAATCCCGGATTGCCCTTAGGCACTCGGCGCGGATAATGGACGGAATATTTGTATCCATGGATTGTGACGCAGACTATTTAATCATCGGCCAAGGCATTGCCGGTAGTGTATTGGCGGACAAGCTCCTCGCACGCGGGCAGCGCGTGCTCGTGGTGGACGACGGGCACCGCACCAGCTCCACCCGGGTAGCTGCGGGGATGATTAACCCGCTGGCGGGTAAGCGACTGGCGCTGTCGCCGGGATCGGATTGGCTCCTGCCTGCGGCGAAGGGCTACTTCGCACAGCTTGAGGCACGCACAGGCACACGCGTTTTTCACCCGCTGCCCATCCGGCGCGTCCTGCGCAACACCAACGAACGCAAGCGGCTGGAGAAAAAGCGCGCGATCCCGACCTACACCCCCTACATCGGCGAGGTCAGCCCTCCGGGCTCTCTCGGGGACGTGAATGACCCGCATGGCAGCTTTATCACTCTGGGTGGCGGCTATGTCGCCAGCGGTCCACTCTTGAGCAGCCTGCGTGAACGTCTCCGACAGGCAAATGCGCTGGCCGAGGTAGAGTTTCATCACGAGGACCTGGAGCTGCTCCCCGCAGGCGTACGCTGGCAGGGCCGCGTTTACCAGACGGTCGTTTTCTGTGAAGGGATGCGCCTGCGCGACAACCCGTGGTTCTCGGACATCGTGACTGACCCGGTCAAAGGCGAGATCCTCGACCTGAAGCTACCCAACCCGCCGGAAGGCGAGATCCTGAATAAGGGCAAATGGCTCCTGCCACAAGAAAACGGGCAGGTGCGGCTGGGGGCCACCTATGAGCGCAGCTGTCTGGACACCGAGCCAACGCCTGAAGGACGGGAGCAGCTAATGGACGCGCTGAGGCAGATTTTTCCCGAACATCCGGGGGAGCAAGTCGTCGCGCAAGCAGCGGGCGTGCGGGTATGTACGCCGGACAATCAGCCGCTCATAGGCCGTCACCGCGAGCACCCGGCGCTGGCTCTCTTTAACGGTTTCGGGTCGAAGGGAAATAGTCTTGTGCCGGGTTGGGCAGAGGTTTTCACTGCCTCGCTGGTGGGAGCAGAAATGGACCAACCGCTGCCCACCCTCTACCGCTCATGAACCCGCCGACCGAACCCATGCCTCTATCGATGACCGCGATGGCTCAGAAGATGATCGCGGAGGTCATCGAGCCAGGCGACATCGCCATCGACGCGACCGTCGGCAATGGGCTGGATACGTTTTTCCTCGCAGATCGAGTCGGCCCGGACGGCCACGTCATCGGGTTCGACATCCAGGAAATGGCGCATCACCGCACCAACCTCATGCTCGGCGAGGCTGGGCTGCTGACGCGGGTGCGACTCGTGCGGACCGGTCACGAGAACATGGATGACCACATGCCGGGCAACTGGCAGGGTCATATCAAGGCCGTGATGTTTAACCTCGGCTACCTGCCGCGCGGGGATAAAAGCATCATCACACGACCGGAAACAACCGTGCCCGCGCTGGAGTCTGCCGCGAACTGCCTGTGCGCAGGTGGCCGGATGAGTATCGTCATCTACCCCGGACACGAGGGGGGCGCAGACGAAGCCGCCAAGGTCATGGAATGGGCCGACACCCTCGACAAGATGGAGTTCGAGAGCGAGCTGATCGCCTCTCCCAAAGCCAGCGATAACGCGCCTCGCCTGCTGGTGGTTACCCGGCGCTAGATGCGATTAACGTCTAGACAGCTGCCGGGTCGAAAAAGATAATGCCGGGCTTGTCATGGTCGACTACGGCACGATTTTCTCCGCAGTGCTGCCCGTGTTCCTACTGGTGGGAATGGGCTGGATCATGCGCGCGCGTGGGTGGTTCAGCGCCCGCAGCGAAAAGGACGTCATGCGCCTGGTCGTCTTTGTGCTGTACCCGAGCCTGATCTTTCGCTTTGTCCTCGGTAATGAGGAGCTGCGGACCGGTTCGCTGGTCTTTCAGGCCATCGGTATCGGCTACCTGTTCATCGCCGTCAGCGCCCTGGTCGTCGCGGTGATCGCGCCGCTCTTTGGCATGCGGGACTCGCGCGAACGGGGGACATTTGCCTTCGTTTCAGCCGTCTACAACTACGGCTACATTGCCATCCCGGTGGCGGGCCTGCTGTTCCCGCCGGAGATCATCGGGGTCCTGCTCGTGGTCAATGTCGGGGTGGACCTGGCGATATGGACCGTGGGCGTGACCATCGTCTCAGGCACTTTTAATCGCCAAAACCTGAAAAAGGCTTTCTCCCCGCCAGCCGTGGCTGTGCTCATCGGGCTTCCGCTCAACTACATGGGTGGGCGGGACCTGCTGCCGGTAACGGTCCTGAACCTGATCGACATGCTGGCCGTATGCGCCATCCCGATTGGCATCTTCATCATCGGGGTCGCCTTTTGTGAGCTGGCCCGTGAGAGCGGCGCCAAGCTTCGGCCCGGCGCGATTGTGGGCATCCTTTTCACACGCCATCTGCTGCTCCCGGCCGGGATGCTGGCCACGGTTTGGATTCTTCCTCTCTCGCCTGCGGTACGAGACGTGGTCCTCATCCACGCAGCGATGCCCTGCGGCATCTTTCCGGTCGTATTGGCCAAGCACTACGGTGGCGCCGGAAACCTCGCCTTTCAGGCGGTGGCCGCGAGCTCACTGGTCGGGATGCTTACGATCCCGCTGTGGATCAAGATCGGCTTCTGGGTGCTGGGTTAAGAGCGCCTTAACCCAACCTTCTCTCATTCACTCGGCGCTATCTGCTGGCTCTTGGCGTGGCGGATGTCCGTGATGAGATTGTAGAAGGCAATCGTGGCCGGGAAGAGGTTCGAGAGGATACCGACAGAGTCGTTTTTCCCCCAGATGAAATAGGAGATCAGGCAGAGGCTGCCGGTCAGGCTCATGTACCAGAAGAGCCGGGGCATGGTGACCTTTTTCGCCCGGTGTGTGGCGAAGACCTGAACCAGCCAGCGTGAGCCGAAGACCGCGACCCCGAAGTATCCGATGATCTTCCACATCGTAATCGTCAGCCCGAGGCTGGGCACTTCAAACAGCGGGCTATCCATAAAGCCCGTTTGCGCCGCGGCCGGATCGGCAGCAGCCAGAAAGTTCAAACATTCGATCATGCCTGGTGCTCCTCTATCGAGGGATAATGGACCTTGCGCTTGAGCAACCAGCTCACGCCAATCAGGTCGTAAATGCCCCGCAGGGCACGGTCCCAGTTGGTGTACTTGGAGGTACCCTGGGCGCGGGGACGGTGGTTGACCGGGACCTGCTCGATGCGCAGCCCGGCTTTTTTAAAGATAGCCGGCAGGTAGCGGTGCAGTCCGTTGAAAGGAACCAGGTACTGCACGGCTTCGCGGCGGAAAATTTTCAGCGAGCAGCCGGTATCGCGCACACCGTCGTCCAGAAACATACGGCGGATGCGGTTGGCGATCTTCGAGGCCGCCCGACGGCTGAAGGTGTCCTTGCGCTTGGCCCGGTAGCCAACGACGACATCGGCCCCGTCCTTCATACCCTCCAGCAGCTTGGCGAAGTCGGCCGGATCGTTCTGCCCGTCACCGTCCATCAAGCCCACAATCGGGGCCCGTGCGGCCTGCAGGCCAGCGTACATGGCCGCGCTTTGGCCACGGTTGGCCGAGGGGCGCAGGCCCCGCACACCGGGCACGGAGCAGATTTTTTCCCAGGTCGAGTCGCTACTGCCGTCATCGACGGCGATGACTTCGGCCTCGGGCTGACAGCGCCGGACCTCTTCCAGCACGGCGACAACGCTTTCTTCTTCGTTGTAAAACGGGATAATAATGGAAAAGGACGGTTGCATGTCAGACGGTCGCTAAACCTGTGATCAAAGCCGCTGAGCGAACCCCACGCAAGACGATTATGGGCGCGCGCCCTGGCGGCGTGATAACGAGCCAGATGCCGTTGCCGGACGACTGAAAACCGACCGCACAAAAGATCTGCTTCCCGTGCGCACACTGAGCGGTGGACGCCAACGGCCCAGACGCAGCAGGTAGTACAAGGCATAATCCACCAGATACACCATTCCCGCTGCCCAGACGACATCTGTCATAAAATGCGCCCCCTGCACCATCCGGGCCAACCCCATGATCGTACCATAAGCGAGGCCACAAAAGAGAAAGCCGTAAGCCAGACGACGTCGGGAAGCCAGAAACACAAAATACGGGCTCATCAGGTAAAAGGCGATGGAGGAATGCCCCGAAGGAAATGAGTGCCCCTTTTGCTTCCCCGGCACCCAGACCTCCAGGTACTGCTGCTGACCTCCAAACTCCACGACTTCACGTGGACGAGGGCGTCCATAGTGGTCCTTGAAGATGAAGTTCACGACCACAGCTGGCCCGATCAGGGCCGCAAGAGACAGGAAGATCAGCGGGAGTCGCCAGGCACGCAGCGAGCTCCAGAAAAAGCCGCCCACAAATCCGAGAAACGCACCCGCCCCCAGCACAATACCCAGCGAGGGGCCAACCTCGTAGAGCATGCGCCACAGACGGCTCTCTCCAATCGGCCATGCGCCACCTCCGCCATAAAACGCCTGCGCCAATCGCATGTCCACGGGCGTCAACCAGCTTATAAGGCTAACCACAGCCAGCACGGCGAGGGGTATCCAAATCATGGGCCGCGCGGGGCGGGAAGTCTGTTCACTCATGGCTTCCATTGCTTAAAATCGTTACCGGCAAAGGCTGTAAAGCCTTTGGCGTTTTTGGTTCCGGGCTGAACGGTAAAACCACCCAACCGATTGGTCTGGGCAAAAGCAGCATTGATGTCTTCGGGGAGTGTTTCAACCTCGCCCG
This genomic interval from Ruficoccus sp. ZRK36 contains the following:
- a CDS encoding lipid-A-disaccharide synthase N-terminal domain-containing protein, which codes for MDSPLFEVPSLGLTITMWKIIGYFGVAVFGSRWLVQVFATHRAKKVTMPRLFWYMSLTGSLCLISYFIWGKNDSVGILSNLFPATIAFYNLITDIRHAKSQQIAPSE
- a CDS encoding AEC family transporter, translated to MVDYGTIFSAVLPVFLLVGMGWIMRARGWFSARSEKDVMRLVVFVLYPSLIFRFVLGNEELRTGSLVFQAIGIGYLFIAVSALVVAVIAPLFGMRDSRERGTFAFVSAVYNYGYIAIPVAGLLFPPEIIGVLLVVNVGVDLAIWTVGVTIVSGTFNRQNLKKAFSPPAVAVLIGLPLNYMGGRDLLPVTVLNLIDMLAVCAIPIGIFIIGVAFCELARESGAKLRPGAIVGILFTRHLLLPAGMLATVWILPLSPAVRDVVLIHAAMPCGIFPVVLAKHYGGAGNLAFQAVAASSLVGMLTIPLWIKIGFWVLG
- a CDS encoding glycosyltransferase family 2 protein — encoded protein: MQPSFSIIIPFYNEEESVVAVLEEVRRCQPEAEVIAVDDGSSDSTWEKICSVPGVRGLRPSANRGQSAAMYAGLQAARAPIVGLMDGDGQNDPADFAKLLEGMKDGADVVVGYRAKRKDTFSRRAASKIANRIRRMFLDDGVRDTGCSLKIFRREAVQYLVPFNGLHRYLPAIFKKAGLRIEQVPVNHRPRAQGTSKYTNWDRALRGIYDLIGVSWLLKRKVHYPSIEEHQA
- a CDS encoding phosphatase PAP2 family protein; its protein translation is MIWIPLAVLAVVSLISWLTPVDMRLAQAFYGGGGAWPIGESRLWRMLYEVGPSLGIVLGAGAFLGFVGGFFWSSLRAWRLPLIFLSLAALIGPAVVVNFIFKDHYGRPRPREVVEFGGQQQYLEVWVPGKQKGHSFPSGHSSIAFYLMSPYFVFLASRRRLAYGFLFCGLAYGTIMGLARMVQGAHFMTDVVWAAGMVYLVDYALYYLLRLGRWRPPLSVRTGSRSFVRSVFSRPATASGSLSRRQGARP
- a CDS encoding class I SAM-dependent methyltransferase, giving the protein MNPPTEPMPLSMTAMAQKMIAEVIEPGDIAIDATVGNGLDTFFLADRVGPDGHVIGFDIQEMAHHRTNLMLGEAGLLTRVRLVRTGHENMDDHMPGNWQGHIKAVMFNLGYLPRGDKSIITRPETTVPALESAANCLCAGGRMSIVIYPGHEGGADEAAKVMEWADTLDKMEFESELIASPKASDNAPRLLVVTRR
- a CDS encoding FAD-dependent oxidoreductase, whose translation is MDCDADYLIIGQGIAGSVLADKLLARGQRVLVVDDGHRTSSTRVAAGMINPLAGKRLALSPGSDWLLPAAKGYFAQLEARTGTRVFHPLPIRRVLRNTNERKRLEKKRAIPTYTPYIGEVSPPGSLGDVNDPHGSFITLGGGYVASGPLLSSLRERLRQANALAEVEFHHEDLELLPAGVRWQGRVYQTVVFCEGMRLRDNPWFSDIVTDPVKGEILDLKLPNPPEGEILNKGKWLLPQENGQVRLGATYERSCLDTEPTPEGREQLMDALRQIFPEHPGEQVVAQAAGVRVCTPDNQPLIGRHREHPALALFNGFGSKGNSLVPGWAEVFTASLVGAEMDQPLPTLYRS
- a CDS encoding exosortase/archaeosortase family protein gives rise to the protein MFRTLLLSVAFAVVVAGPLLNLGHYWNHNPLYGFGWFVLVLSGVLVLQRMDQLPNIRPARSRLPGLIVVLMLVLMIPLRVVQVGNPDWRVLDTLYMLVTVCVLLLMTGVFFGWRWARILAFPILFLLVGLPWPVKLENAVTLHSLLSVGQTAQTLLGWAGYQVQANGYEIQTAYGVSHLAEACSGIRSFHLALVGGLFLGALFRLSLKRRAILLILCILTAYLVNVARVVALVAVMVRYQSQGAMDDWHDVIGWSTQLGFIVLMFIEAKLLSIFIWEPRRTRVDGESGVIRKALREAPRGHVFLLLIIILLTVGTHVLAEGWYRWHEQRAPAMTYTTGWKLVDELPDPNVREQEIPLLVREQLPYEEARMYTWLDPNGALWQLMWLRFDGSTYSAFAHNIHQPETCLPSQNFALKEICPPLELNIDGQTFTWQHQVYEREGIVLQLFFNKTATGPLLVDGSERDWSAMGRLHQAAQGLRIIDAQVMHLSVFAPYPPETAKVLAQGYLSRFIQDAVLPAEARESARP